In Oncorhynchus keta strain PuntledgeMale-10-30-2019 chromosome 19, Oket_V2, whole genome shotgun sequence, a single genomic region encodes these proteins:
- the LOC118397977 gene encoding protein HGH1 homolog, giving the protein MNCNPVSTLGFLKIWITIFLLTTNMLSEVEAKELLSFLTLDTRPDVKGQATEYILGLSGNRDGCRYLQTKPDFLKSLVTLTTDPSIAIVKDCYHSLINLSADETMHQPLIKDSDFLPMLFKNLLDPEFMFADRICTILTNLSRHVKTCKEVFKAMQKQEIGLAQIVDIFCTEGYNKQVSLHYLGPLLSNLTQLPETRHFVLDKERCVVQRLLPYTQYQASTIRRGGVIGTLRNCCFDHAHHEWLLSDAVDILPFLLLPLAGPEELSDEENEGLPVDLQYLPEDKEREEDPDIRKMLIETIILLTATKVGRQILKAKNVYAIMREFHNWEKEPHVAATCEKLIQVLIGDEPEPDMENLLEVEIPEDVEVKLKDMDAKEQEQLEKDQEDLLNPDKSQQCAGIVRMM; this is encoded by the exons ATGAACTGTAACCCTGTGTCAACTTTGGGATTTCTTAAGATTTGGATTACAATATTTCTACTCACCACCAACATGCTGAGTGAGGTAGAAGCCAAAGAGCTGCTGTCCTTCCTCACACTGGACACCAGGCCAGACGTCAAGGGCCAGGCTACTGAGTACATCCTGGGCCTCTCTGGCAACAGGGACGGCTGTCGCTACCTACAGACAAAACCTGACTTCCTTAAATCCTTGGTGACCCTCACTACCGACCCCTCCATCGCTATCGTCAAAGACTGTTACCACTCACTCATCAATCTCTCGGCTGATGAGACCATGCACCAACCGCTGATCAAAgactctgacttcctccctatgtTGTTTAAAAACCTCCTGGACCCAGAATTTATGTTTGCGGACCGTATCTGTACGATCCTCACTAACCTGTCGCGGCACGTGAAGACGTGTAAAGAGGTGTTTAAGGCTATGCAGAAGCAGGAGATAGGTTTGGCACAGATAGTGGACATCTTCTGCACTGAGGGTTACAACAAGCAGGTATCGCTCCATTACCTGGGCCCCCTCCTCTCCAACCTCACACAGCTGCCCGAGACCAGACACTTTGTCCTGGATAAGGAGAG GTGTGTAGTTCAGAGGCTCCTTCCCTACACCCAATACCAGGCCTCAACGATCAGACGAGGGGGAGTCATTGGCACTCTGAGAAATTGTTGCTTTGATCATG CTCATCATGAGTGGTTGCTGAGTGATGCGGTGGACATTCTGCCTTTCCTGTTGCTGCCTCTCGCTGGGCCCGAGGAACTGTCTGACGAGGAGAATGAAG GGTTACCTGTCGACCTCCAGTACTTACCAGAggacaaggaaagagaggaggatccCGACATTCGCAAGATGCTCATTGAGACCATAATACTG TTGACAGCTACCAAAGTAGGCAGGCAGATTCTGAAGGCCAAGAATGTCTATGCCATCATGAGGGAGTTCCACAACTGGGAAAAGGAGCCTCACGTGGCTGCTACTTGTGAGAAGCTCATACAG GTGCTGATCGGGGACGAGCCAGAGCCAGACATGGAGAACCTGTTGGAGGTGGAGATTCCTGAGGACGTGGAGGTGAAGCTCAAAGACATGGATGCCAAGGAGCAGGAGCAGTTGGAGAAGGACCAGGAAGATCTGTTAAATCCAGACAAGTCCCAGCAGTGTGCTGGCATAGTGAGGATGATGTAG